The Cyprinus carpio isolate SPL01 chromosome A9, ASM1834038v1, whole genome shotgun sequence genome window below encodes:
- the cxcr2 gene encoding C-X-C chemokine receptor type 1: METTTPDFMYPELVTPCPDTMQNLNSTALVLVYIIVFCLSLTGNTVVIFVVSCMENRRTSTDVYLMHLAIADLLFSLTLPFWASYLHVGYWMFGTVTCKLISGLQEVTFYCCVFLLACISIDRYLAIVKATQFLTQKQHLVGKVCAVVWLCAFMLSLPIMVNREAFVSSNTEQYVCHDNLTAENMDSWRVSWRILHHTLGFFLPLAVMMFCYGFTICTLCRLRNSQKHKAMRVILFVVLAFIACWLPKNILELTDNLMRGGQMKETCKMRDRIDVALYVTEALAFTHCAINPILYAFIGKKFRNQLLMSLFKKGLLTRDTMSKYRVGSVYSSGSTRQMSVTL, from the coding sequence ATGGAAACTACTACACCAGATTTCATGTACCCTGAATTGGTGACTCCCTGCCCAGATACCATGCAGAATCTGAACAGCACGGCTTTGGTCTTAGTTTACATCATAGTCTTCTGTCTGAGCTTGACAGGCAACACGGTGGTGATATTCGTGGTGAGTTGCATGGAGAACCGCAGGACGTCAACTGACGTTTACCTGATGCACCTGGCCATCGCCGACCTGCTCTTTTCTTTGACACTCCCTTTCTGGGCTTCTTACCTTCACGTCGGCTACTGGATGTTTGGCACAGTTACGTGCAAACTGATTTCAGGCTTGCAGGAAGTTACATTTTACTGCTGCGTCTTTCTTCTGGCATGTATTAGTATCGATCGCTACCTGGCCATTGTGAAAGCAACCCAATTTCTCACGCAAAAACAGCATCTGGTGGGAAAAGTGTGTGCGGTGGTGTGGCTATGTGCCTTTATGTTGTCCCTGCCCATTATGGTTAATCGTGAGGCCTTTGTGTCCAGTAATACAGAGCAGTATGTATGCCATGACAATTTGACCGCGGAAAACATGGACAGCTGGAGAGTGAGTTGGCGGATTCTCCACCACACTTTGGGATTCTTCCTGCCATTGGCCGTCATGATGTTCTGCTATGGTTTCACCATCTGCACGCTTTGCCGCTTGCGCAACAGCCAAAAGCATAAGGCCATGCGGGTCATCCTATTCGTCGTGTTGGCTTTTATTGCCTGCTGGCTACCCAAAAATATCCTAGAGTTAACAGACAACCTGATGCGAGGTGGCCAGATGAAGGAAACGTGTAAGATGAGAGACAGAATAGACGTAGCATTGTACGTCACGGAGGCATTGGCTTTCACCCACTGTGCAATAAACCCCATCTTGTATGCCTTCATCGGAAAGAAATTCCGCAACCAGCTCTTGATGTCTCTCTTTAAAAAAGGCCTGTTGACGAGAGACACAATGTCGAAATATCGAGTGGGATCTGTTTATAGCTCTGGAAGCACTCGGCAGATGTCAGTGACTCTGTAG